In one Streptomyces sp. NBC_01288 genomic region, the following are encoded:
- a CDS encoding SDR family NAD(P)-dependent oxidoreductase: MSRRFDFTDKVMLVTGGAGGIGSALCHRFAAGGARCVVVDIDEVRAEKVAAGLPGAGHTGIGCDLLQRADLERLFERIADAYGRLDVLVNNVGMTSSERFDVRSVESIEREITLNLTSPLIATRIAIPLLKASRDARVVTTVSLGGIFPLGETPIYTASKFGLRGAMLAIGLDLRSKGILAGSVLPSATDTRMLRQEAVDGGNSMQFQDQPQQPANVVAAVVGLLDRPRLEAYPRSGESRLVRFAMLVPNLLPRIFPLFRRRGDRGMARYLEELRRRGLARQTDGRWELVEEA, translated from the coding sequence ATGAGCCGGAGGTTCGACTTCACCGACAAGGTCATGCTGGTCACCGGCGGCGCGGGCGGCATCGGCAGTGCGCTGTGCCACCGCTTCGCCGCGGGCGGCGCGCGCTGTGTCGTCGTCGACATCGACGAGGTCCGTGCGGAGAAGGTGGCCGCCGGGCTGCCCGGCGCCGGCCACACCGGCATCGGCTGCGATCTGCTGCAACGCGCCGATCTGGAGCGGCTGTTCGAGCGGATCGCCGATGCCTACGGCCGTCTCGACGTGCTGGTGAACAACGTGGGGATGACCAGCTCGGAGCGCTTCGACGTCCGCAGCGTCGAGAGCATCGAGCGGGAGATCACCCTCAATCTGACCTCCCCACTCATCGCGACCCGCATCGCGATCCCCCTGCTGAAGGCGTCCCGGGACGCCCGCGTGGTCACCACGGTCTCCCTCGGCGGGATTTTCCCGCTGGGCGAGACCCCGATCTACACGGCGTCCAAGTTCGGGCTGCGCGGCGCGATGCTCGCCATCGGGCTGGACCTGCGGAGCAAGGGCATCCTGGCCGGGTCGGTGCTGCCCTCGGCGACCGACACCCGGATGCTGCGCCAGGAGGCCGTGGACGGCGGCAACTCCATGCAGTTCCAGGACCAACCGCAGCAGCCCGCGAACGTCGTCGCGGCCGTCGTGGGCCTCCTGGACAGGCCCCGCCTGGAGGCCTACCCCCGCTCCGGCGAGTCCCGTCTGGTGCGGTTCGCGATGCTCGTGCCGAACCTGCTGCCCCGGATCTTCCCCCTGTTCCGCAGGCGCGGCGATCGCGGCATGGCCCGCTATCTGGAGGAACTCCGCCGCCGCGGACTGGCCCGACAGACCGACGGACGCTGGGAGTTGGTGGAGGAAGCATGA
- a CDS encoding BTAD domain-containing putative transcriptional regulator, translating into MGRQTEAFAVYDEYRQLLAGEFGLGPSLVLEALYRSLLTGGKDLVSRPGRASRSAPVGP; encoded by the coding sequence CTGGGGCGCCAGACCGAGGCGTTCGCCGTCTACGACGAGTACCGGCAGCTCCTGGCCGGGGAGTTCGGCCTGGGCCCCAGCCTGGTGCTCGAAGCCCTGTACCGCTCCCTGCTGACCGGCGGCAAGGACCTGGTCAGCCGACCCGGGCGGGCGTCGAGGTCGGCGCCCGTCGGCCCGTGA
- a CDS encoding purple acid phosphatase family protein — protein sequence MGLPDRLADTLSMPEQHEYLRRAFSRRGLLRGGAVAATGVALAGGTAGAAAAATPTLVTGSATAAVHGSLVAPFGRHIAYGADPRTQMRVSWQVPLPVRKPFLRIGRSPLDLSHRIRAEVRDLFTPAGIGKSADIDQYYVHAALDNLSPDTTYYYGVGHDGFDPADAGAAHTVYSFTTAPRTHGTRPFTFTAFGDQNPSYTSIGLNALVQAQNPAFHLHAGDICYAEETGHGLPADASNYDARQWDSFLAQIEPLSSRVPWMVAFGNHDMESWYSPNGYGGNEARFTLPTNGFDATSAPGVYSFVHGNVGVVSVDANDVSYEIPANKGYTGGKQTTWLDKRLTELRARTDVDFIVVFHHHCAFSTTSSHASEGGVREQWVPLYEKHQVDLVVNGHNHVYERTDPVVQDKAVRTLPIGGTHEPTRGGVVYVTAGAGGESVYSFPVADSYEGHEDAIDSVPTYWTGKDGQVTENVDWSRVRYTGYSFIRVDVEPATPGRTTTLTVRALAATGAEVDRFTVSRKVKKAGHGH from the coding sequence ATGGGCCTTCCCGACCGGCTCGCCGACACCTTGAGCATGCCCGAGCAACACGAATACCTCCGCCGCGCCTTCTCCCGGCGCGGTCTGCTGCGCGGTGGCGCGGTCGCCGCGACCGGGGTCGCCCTCGCGGGCGGCACCGCCGGTGCCGCGGCGGCGGCGACGCCCACGCTGGTGACGGGCTCGGCCACGGCCGCCGTGCACGGTTCGCTGGTCGCGCCGTTCGGGCGGCACATCGCCTACGGTGCCGATCCGCGGACGCAGATGCGGGTGTCGTGGCAGGTGCCGCTCCCGGTCAGGAAACCCTTCCTCCGGATCGGCCGCAGCCCCCTCGACCTGAGCCACCGCATACGGGCGGAGGTGCGCGACCTGTTCACACCGGCCGGGATCGGCAAGAGCGCGGACATCGACCAGTACTACGTGCACGCCGCGTTGGACAACCTGAGCCCCGACACCACGTACTACTACGGCGTCGGCCACGACGGCTTCGACCCGGCCGACGCGGGTGCCGCACACACCGTCTACTCCTTCACCACCGCGCCCCGGACGCACGGCACCCGGCCGTTCACGTTCACCGCCTTCGGTGACCAGAACCCGAGTTACACCTCGATCGGCCTCAACGCCCTTGTCCAGGCGCAGAATCCGGCGTTCCATCTGCACGCGGGCGACATCTGCTACGCGGAGGAGACCGGGCACGGTCTGCCCGCCGACGCGAGCAACTACGACGCCCGTCAATGGGATTCGTTCCTCGCGCAGATCGAGCCGCTGTCGAGCCGGGTGCCGTGGATGGTGGCGTTCGGCAACCACGACATGGAGTCCTGGTACTCCCCCAACGGCTACGGCGGCAACGAGGCCCGTTTCACCCTCCCCACCAACGGTTTTGACGCCACATCAGCTCCCGGTGTCTACTCCTTCGTCCACGGCAACGTGGGCGTGGTCTCGGTCGACGCGAACGACGTGTCGTACGAGATTCCCGCCAACAAGGGCTACACCGGCGGCAAGCAGACCACGTGGCTCGACAAGCGGCTCACCGAACTCCGGGCCCGGACGGACGTCGACTTCATCGTCGTCTTCCACCACCACTGCGCCTTCTCGACCACCAGCTCGCACGCCTCCGAGGGCGGGGTGCGCGAGCAGTGGGTGCCGCTGTACGAGAAGCACCAGGTGGACCTGGTGGTCAACGGTCACAACCACGTCTACGAGCGCACCGACCCGGTCGTCCAGGACAAGGCCGTCCGCACCCTGCCCATCGGCGGCACCCACGAGCCGACCCGTGGCGGTGTCGTGTACGTGACGGCGGGCGCGGGCGGCGAGAGCGTGTACAGCTTCCCGGTCGCCGACAGTTACGAGGGTCACGAGGACGCGATCGACTCGGTGCCGACGTACTGGACGGGCAAGGACGGCCAGGTCACCGAGAACGTCGACTGGTCCCGGGTCCGTTACACCGGCTACTCGTTCATCCGCGTCGACGTCGAACCGGCCACCCCCGGTCGTACGACGACCCTCACAGTGCGGGCGCTGGCCGCGACCGGCGCCGAGGTCGACCGGTTCACGGTGTCCCGCAAGGTGAAGAAGGCCGGGCACGGCCACTAG
- a CDS encoding aldehyde dehydrogenase family protein: protein MTTNETLTIVNPATGEPITTLPAASADDVTKAAEQAQLAYDTGTWSRRPVRERAAVLLRLADLMERDAEILARLDSEDAGKPITECRTGDVPGAIESIRWFAEAADKVFGRIAPSGPDGLGLVTREPVGVGAAILPWNYPLAMASWKIGPALAAGNCLLLKPAEATPRSALRLAALATEAGLPDGVLTVLPGYGDEAGAALARDPLVQAVSFTGSTATGRHILKAAADSNFKRVSLEMGGKSPQVLMPDALSYGDELIGDMIEAAFLTMGQNCTAGSRVLVHHGIAEEVVERFTAAARNLVIGDPADPRTQQGPLVNRAAFDRVAAAVDAARAAGAQIHTAGLPHGLPARGAYYPPTVITRAPAESAVLTRELFGPVVTVETFGSEDEAVRMANATEYGLAASVWTRDLDTALRLARGIEAGVVSVNAYSEGDITTPFGGWKQSGFGGVEKSTNAFDQWTREKTVWIRTR, encoded by the coding sequence ATGACCACGAACGAGACCCTGACCATCGTCAACCCAGCCACAGGCGAACCGATCACCACCCTCCCCGCCGCGAGCGCCGACGACGTCACCAAGGCCGCCGAACAGGCACAACTCGCCTACGACACCGGGACTTGGTCACGTCGACCCGTCCGTGAACGTGCCGCCGTACTGCTCCGCCTGGCCGACCTCATGGAACGCGACGCCGAGATCCTCGCCCGGCTGGACAGCGAGGACGCGGGCAAGCCGATCACGGAGTGCCGTACGGGAGACGTGCCGGGCGCGATCGAGTCGATCCGCTGGTTCGCCGAGGCGGCGGACAAGGTCTTCGGCCGGATCGCACCGAGCGGACCCGACGGCCTGGGCCTCGTCACCCGCGAACCGGTCGGCGTGGGCGCGGCGATCCTCCCCTGGAACTACCCCCTGGCGATGGCCAGTTGGAAGATCGGCCCCGCCCTCGCGGCCGGCAACTGCCTCCTGCTCAAACCCGCCGAGGCGACCCCGCGTTCGGCCCTCCGCCTGGCCGCCCTGGCCACCGAGGCAGGCCTACCGGACGGGGTACTCACGGTCCTCCCCGGCTACGGCGACGAAGCCGGCGCGGCCCTCGCCCGCGACCCCCTCGTCCAAGCCGTCTCCTTCACCGGCTCCACCGCCACCGGCCGCCACATCCTCAAGGCCGCCGCCGACAGCAACTTCAAGCGCGTCTCCCTGGAGATGGGCGGCAAGAGCCCGCAGGTGCTGATGCCCGACGCGCTCTCCTACGGCGACGAGCTCATCGGCGACATGATCGAGGCCGCGTTCCTGACGATGGGGCAGAACTGCACCGCCGGTTCAAGGGTGTTGGTGCACCACGGCATCGCCGAGGAGGTCGTGGAGAGGTTCACCGCTGCGGCACGGAACCTCGTGATCGGCGATCCGGCCGACCCGCGCACCCAGCAGGGACCACTCGTCAACCGCGCCGCCTTCGACCGGGTCGCCGCTGCCGTGGACGCCGCTCGGGCGGCCGGCGCCCAGATCCACACCGCGGGACTCCCCCACGGGCTGCCCGCGCGCGGCGCCTACTACCCGCCCACCGTGATCACCCGCGCGCCCGCCGAAAGCGCCGTACTCACAAGGGAGTTGTTCGGTCCCGTGGTCACGGTCGAGACCTTCGGCTCGGAGGACGAGGCGGTGCGGATGGCCAACGCCACCGAGTACGGGCTCGCCGCCTCCGTCTGGACCCGCGACCTCGACACCGCGCTGCGGCTGGCCCGGGGCATCGAGGCGGGCGTGGTCTCCGTGAACGCGTACAGCGAGGGCGACATCACCACCCCGTTCGGCGGCTGGAAGCAGTCCGGGTTCGGCGGCGTGGAGAAGTCGACGAACGCCTTCGACCAGTGGACGCGGGAGAAGACGGTCTGGATCCGTACCCGTTGA
- a CDS encoding LacI family DNA-binding transcriptional regulator: MWADNQEREPRADGPRRRATIHDVAQLAGVSRQTVSRAVNDKGEIDPATKERVLEVARLLDYRPSRFARGLVRKGAVTAGLVIPDLMNPFFPEVAAGVLEAAEERGWQVVVWDSRTDEDRELQALDKFSHQADAVVGYFKNPDDVLARHLGGVPTVVLERGPHQTRFGAVGIDAAAGVARGMAHLVRAGHRRIGMLDGDRIDAPGPRREAFLTAVRQHRLPVDGSWVVPSPEHSVAGGAAAMGHLLDARPELTAVFGFNDLIAIGAMRAARSRGLRVPDDLAVLGFDGLSLGELVEPALSTLHIDKRRLGRLAVEQVARLSAGQEPLTGADAWVIPQLVLRASA; encoded by the coding sequence GTGTGGGCGGACAACCAGGAGCGCGAGCCGCGCGCCGACGGACCCCGGCGGCGGGCCACGATCCATGACGTCGCGCAGCTGGCCGGGGTGTCCCGGCAGACGGTGTCCCGCGCGGTCAACGACAAGGGTGAGATCGACCCCGCCACCAAGGAACGCGTCCTGGAGGTCGCGCGCCTGCTGGACTACCGGCCGAGCCGGTTCGCGCGGGGGCTCGTCCGCAAGGGCGCGGTGACGGCGGGGCTGGTGATCCCGGATCTGATGAACCCGTTCTTTCCCGAGGTGGCCGCCGGTGTGCTGGAGGCGGCCGAGGAGCGCGGCTGGCAGGTCGTGGTGTGGGACTCGCGCACCGACGAGGACAGGGAGCTCCAGGCGCTGGACAAGTTCTCCCATCAGGCGGACGCGGTCGTCGGCTACTTCAAGAACCCGGACGACGTACTCGCCCGGCACCTCGGCGGTGTTCCGACCGTGGTGCTCGAACGCGGGCCGCACCAGACCCGGTTCGGGGCCGTCGGCATCGATGCCGCCGCCGGTGTCGCGCGGGGAATGGCTCATCTGGTGCGTGCGGGGCACCGTCGGATCGGCATGCTCGACGGCGATCGGATCGACGCCCCGGGGCCCCGAAGAGAGGCCTTTCTGACCGCCGTACGACAGCACCGACTCCCCGTCGACGGTTCGTGGGTCGTGCCCAGCCCCGAGCACAGCGTGGCGGGTGGTGCGGCGGCCATGGGTCACCTGCTCGACGCGCGGCCCGAGTTGACCGCCGTCTTCGGGTTCAACGACCTGATCGCCATCGGTGCGATGCGTGCGGCCCGGAGTCGTGGACTGCGGGTGCCCGACGACCTGGCCGTACTGGGCTTCGACGGGCTGTCTCTGGGCGAGTTGGTGGAACCGGCGCTCAGCACCCTGCACATCGACAAGCGGCGTCTTGGCCGGCTGGCCGTCGAGCAGGTGGCCCGACTCAGCGCGGGGCAGGAGCCGTTGACCGGCGCCGACGCCTGGGTGATTCCCCAACTGGTGCTGCGCGCCTCGGCGTAG
- a CDS encoding MFS transporter has protein sequence MSVRTPRRAPVGRPADRAGARRATTLAFAAQGMSVAAVYTTVPAVTEHLRLSPLLTTATLVGVALTAGVGSFLGLAAVRVAGPVATMRGALVTAAVALTLIGWAPGPQTVICAYVLFGLAVGGLDVGINTRAAAIERAYGRSVFGSFYTAWSVGGVLAALLTAGAARLDRPVGEGLTVQAGLLLVVTLCLRTHTLPSAQVPSAQPPLGRRLWLRLLPFGLVLLVVYVVDSTVSAWSAVYLRQTLGASLAVAPMAYAAYQAGTVVGRATVDRLVRRVGTVAVVRTAALVVAGGLAGVATAPSWPVAVLAAGVVGLGASVLAPLCLASAARLRPAASETVLARLNLFNYAGVVTGGAVSGLLGSTGEFRLAYAAPAALAMLVLTGARHFTQPPGTSGT, from the coding sequence ATGTCAGTCCGTACTCCACGCCGGGCCCCGGTCGGGCGCCCCGCCGACCGGGCCGGTGCCCGAAGGGCGACGACCCTCGCGTTCGCCGCGCAGGGCATGTCCGTCGCCGCCGTGTACACGACCGTCCCCGCCGTCACCGAGCACCTGAGGCTGTCCCCGCTCCTGACCACCGCCACGCTGGTCGGGGTGGCCCTGACGGCGGGGGTCGGCAGCTTCCTGGGGCTGGCCGCGGTCCGTGTCGCCGGGCCCGTCGCCACGATGCGCGGGGCGCTGGTCACGGCCGCTGTCGCGCTCACGCTGATCGGCTGGGCTCCCGGCCCGCAGACCGTCATCTGCGCGTACGTCCTGTTCGGCCTCGCGGTCGGCGGCCTCGACGTCGGCATCAACACCCGGGCCGCCGCGATCGAACGCGCCTACGGCCGTAGCGTCTTCGGGTCCTTCTACACGGCGTGGAGCGTCGGTGGCGTGCTGGCGGCGCTGCTCACCGCCGGGGCGGCCCGGTTGGACCGGCCGGTGGGTGAGGGCCTCACCGTGCAGGCGGGCCTGCTGCTGGTCGTCACTCTCTGTCTCCGCACACACACCCTTCCCTCCGCCCAAGTACCGTCCGCGCAGCCGCCGTTGGGGCGCCGGCTGTGGCTGCGACTCCTCCCCTTCGGACTGGTCCTTCTCGTCGTCTACGTCGTGGACTCGACCGTGTCCGCCTGGTCGGCGGTGTATCTGCGGCAGACCCTCGGCGCGTCCCTCGCGGTGGCGCCGATGGCCTACGCGGCGTACCAGGCGGGCACGGTCGTGGGGCGGGCGACCGTGGACCGGCTGGTGCGGCGGGTCGGTACCGTCGCCGTCGTGCGCACGGCCGCCCTGGTGGTGGCGGGTGGTCTGGCGGGTGTAGCCACGGCTCCGAGCTGGCCGGTCGCCGTACTCGCGGCGGGAGTTGTGGGCCTGGGCGCGTCGGTGTTGGCGCCGCTGTGTCTGGCCTCCGCCGCGCGGTTGCGGCCCGCCGCCTCGGAGACGGTGCTGGCCCGGCTGAACCTCTTCAACTACGCGGGCGTCGTCACCGGCGGCGCGGTCAGCGGACTCCTCGGTTCCACCGGCGAGTTCCGGCTCGCGTACGCGGCACCGGCGGCGCTCGCGATGCTCGTCCTGACCGGTGCCCGCCATTTCACCCAGCCGCCGGGGACATCCGGGACATAG
- a CDS encoding lanthionine synthetase LanC family protein yields MAAGFQGGRDEVAAAAREGEYRCSRRATRHYWDEGTAGILTTLLRYHHVTGDETLGKHIEELLPAVRRKYTTFPQLFHGISGLGNALLDAYEFLGDPELLGDAERAAEAVLCSAVQRPEGVVFPGEQTVRESCDLATGSAGVALFLDRFRRTGPGARTNTHFLLDDLLSPSRTDA; encoded by the coding sequence GTGGCGGCGGGGTTCCAGGGCGGCCGCGACGAGGTAGCTGCCGCCGCCCGCGAGGGCGAGTACCGATGCAGCCGCCGCGCAACGCGCCACTACTGGGACGAGGGCACCGCCGGCATCCTGACCACCCTTCTCCGCTACCACCACGTGACCGGGGACGAGACCCTCGGCAAGCACATCGAGGAGCTGCTGCCGGCCGTACGGCGCAAGTACACGACGTTCCCGCAGCTGTTCCACGGGATCAGCGGCCTCGGCAACGCGCTCCTGGACGCGTACGAGTTCCTGGGCGACCCCGAGTTGCTGGGCGACGCGGAGCGCGCGGCCGAGGCGGTGCTGTGCAGCGCGGTGCAACGGCCGGAGGGCGTGGTGTTCCCGGGTGAGCAGACCGTGCGGGAGAGCTGTGACCTGGCCACCGGTTCGGCCGGTGTCGCGCTCTTCCTGGACCGGTTCCGCAGGACCGGCCCCGGCGCGCGCACCAACACCCACTTCCTTCTGGACGACCTGCTTTCGCCGTCCCGGACCGACGCATGA
- a CDS encoding AraC family transcriptional regulator encodes MFPAPAPTDPSGTSRSTSATIQPNILRYLVVVADARGIDLRPLLNEVGLDETLMRSAALRVSYRQGSAVIRRAVELTGDERLGLRVGAAQHLTAWGLLGFALLADDTLRHAIETGVKYQNLSGAMTVWSTGVGEDGAFVLRADLPDPAVDPSVATFLIEEGFASVVTLSRLAVGPDFAPRVVEFSSPPPRRREIYGALFGCPVRFRAPADRIVIDPAWAHARMPGSDPVTYASTLETLDAQLASRTDQQDLLEVLEVSVAQSLPVIPSFGEQARRHATSERTLRRRLADCGTTYEALAEGVRRERVEQLLLRPELTLREIARRAGFSDERALRRAVRRWHGMSPVQLREQMLRAVAHRE; translated from the coding sequence ATGTTCCCAGCCCCGGCCCCGACGGACCCGTCCGGGACCAGCCGCAGCACGTCGGCGACCATCCAGCCGAACATCCTGCGCTATCTCGTCGTCGTCGCCGACGCACGCGGCATCGACCTACGGCCCCTGCTGAACGAGGTCGGCCTCGACGAGACCCTGATGCGCTCCGCCGCGCTACGGGTGTCGTACCGGCAGGGCAGCGCGGTGATCCGGCGCGCGGTGGAACTCACCGGCGACGAGCGGCTGGGCCTGCGGGTCGGAGCGGCACAGCACCTCACCGCCTGGGGCCTGCTCGGCTTCGCGCTGCTGGCCGACGACACACTCCGGCACGCCATCGAGACCGGCGTGAAGTACCAGAACCTGTCCGGCGCGATGACCGTGTGGTCGACCGGGGTCGGCGAGGACGGCGCCTTCGTCCTGCGCGCCGACCTCCCCGACCCCGCCGTCGACCCGAGCGTGGCGACCTTCCTGATCGAGGAGGGCTTCGCCTCCGTCGTCACCCTCTCCCGGCTCGCCGTCGGCCCGGACTTCGCCCCGCGCGTAGTCGAGTTCTCCTCGCCACCACCCCGCCGACGCGAGATCTACGGCGCCCTGTTCGGCTGCCCGGTCCGCTTCCGCGCCCCGGCCGACCGCATCGTCATCGACCCCGCCTGGGCCCACGCCCGGATGCCCGGCAGCGACCCGGTGACCTACGCCTCGACCCTGGAGACCCTCGACGCCCAACTCGCCTCCCGCACCGACCAGCAGGACCTCCTCGAAGTCCTGGAGGTGTCCGTCGCGCAGAGCCTCCCGGTGATCCCGTCCTTCGGCGAACAGGCCCGACGGCACGCGACGAGCGAACGGACCCTGCGCCGCAGACTCGCCGACTGCGGCACGACGTACGAGGCCCTGGCCGAGGGCGTACGCCGGGAACGCGTCGAACAGCTGCTGCTCCGCCCGGAGTTGACACTCCGTGAGATCGCCCGCCGCGCGGGTTTCTCCGACGAACGCGCCCTGCGCCGCGCGGTGCGCCGCTGGCACGGCATGTCCCCGGTCCAGCTGCGGGAACAGATGCTGCGGGCGGTGGCGCACCGAGAGTGA
- a CDS encoding flavin-containing monooxygenase, which yields MKEDSQLDTCVIGAGPAGLAVARALAERNLPYTHLERHTGLGGIWDIENPGGPMYESAHFISSRTLSGFGGFPMPDHFADYPPHRQILSYLRSFADAYGLTERIEFGVGVESVEKNADGTWTVVRADGQESLHGQVVVCTGSQWHPNIPEIPGEFGGEVRHTAGYRSAEELRGRRVLVVGAGNSGCDIACDAARTADHAVISMRRGYWFIPKHLFGHPVDTIANSGPHLPMWLAQRVFGGLLRIVNGDPTRLGLQKPDHKLFETHPAINSMLIHHLQHGDITARPGMARAKGGTVHFTDGTSDDFDLILLATGYVHKVPVAQRYFGDEQHPDLYLSSFSREHQGLFGIGFVETNSGAYQLFDSQAQLIAGYLNDTRHGLPNAERFTQMIRADRPDLSGGLKFVASPRHTGYVDSGAFVKYLGKVARQMGWRTEGQAPPVRSAAQRVEAAA from the coding sequence GTGAAGGAAGACAGCCAGTTGGACACGTGTGTGATCGGGGCGGGGCCTGCCGGGCTGGCCGTCGCCCGGGCCCTGGCCGAGCGGAACCTGCCGTACACGCATCTGGAGCGGCACACCGGGCTCGGTGGTATCTGGGACATCGAGAACCCGGGCGGCCCGATGTACGAGTCGGCCCACTTCATCTCCAGCAGGACCCTGTCGGGCTTCGGCGGTTTCCCGATGCCGGACCACTTCGCGGACTATCCGCCGCACCGGCAGATCCTGTCGTACCTGCGGTCCTTCGCCGACGCCTACGGGCTGACGGAGCGGATCGAGTTCGGCGTCGGGGTGGAGAGCGTCGAGAAGAACGCGGACGGCACCTGGACAGTCGTCCGCGCCGACGGACAGGAGAGCCTGCACGGGCAGGTCGTGGTGTGCACGGGCTCGCAGTGGCACCCCAACATCCCTGAGATTCCCGGGGAGTTCGGCGGCGAGGTCCGGCACACCGCCGGGTATCGCAGCGCGGAGGAGCTGCGGGGCAGGCGGGTGCTGGTCGTGGGTGCGGGGAACTCCGGCTGCGACATCGCGTGCGACGCGGCCCGGACGGCGGACCATGCGGTGATCAGCATGCGGCGCGGGTACTGGTTCATCCCGAAGCACCTGTTCGGGCACCCGGTGGACACCATCGCCAACAGCGGTCCGCATCTGCCGATGTGGCTGGCACAGCGCGTCTTCGGCGGACTCCTGCGGATCGTCAACGGCGACCCGACCCGCCTGGGGCTGCAGAAGCCGGACCACAAGCTCTTCGAGACGCACCCGGCCATCAACTCGATGCTGATCCACCACCTCCAGCACGGCGACATCACCGCCAGGCCCGGCATGGCCCGCGCCAAGGGCGGCACCGTGCACTTCACGGACGGTACGAGCGACGACTTCGACCTGATCCTGTTGGCGACGGGCTACGTCCACAAAGTCCCGGTCGCGCAGCGGTACTTCGGCGACGAGCAGCATCCCGACCTGTACCTGTCGTCGTTCTCGCGCGAGCACCAGGGCCTGTTCGGGATCGGGTTCGTCGAGACCAACTCCGGCGCCTACCAACTCTTCGACAGCCAGGCCCAGTTGATCGCCGGATATCTGAACGACACGCGTCACGGTCTGCCCAACGCCGAGCGGTTCACCCAGATGATCCGTGCCGACCGACCGGACCTGTCCGGCGGGCTGAAGTTCGTCGCCTCGCCGCGGCACACCGGTTACGTCGACAGCGGGGCGTTCGTGAAGTACCTCGGCAAGGTCGCGCGCCAGATGGGCTGGCGTACCGAGGGCCAGGCTCCGCCGGTGCGGTCCGCCGCCCAGCGCGTGGAGGCGGCGGCATGA
- a CDS encoding MsnO8 family LLM class oxidoreductase gives MPQPPLGADGASPSVLLSVLEIGATDGRSPAAQVVQEIAGVARVSEECGFHRFWVAEHHGSPDLVSSAPPVLIAHIAAVTRHIRVGSGGVMLPNHAPYVVAEQFATLGALHPGRIDLGLGRSSSTAGTGTYGAPLKAALRRDDRATTEFPALIDELTGFLDPLVTDPRDDSALFLSPRVAATTEIHVLGAGEGSARVAAERSLPFVYGHHLGRSKCRPAAVERYREAFVPGPRDARPYVIASLNVLCAESDDEAERPAPHAARRTVRQRGGTAPDEALPPARDEFLAHRFLEDQQVVHGARDTVVKAIDHVASTLDADEIMLVPIDLTGTERARTLRMLTGRRAPTSTPARVG, from the coding sequence ATGCCCCAACCCCCTCTCGGTGCCGACGGCGCCAGTCCCTCCGTCCTCCTCTCCGTGCTGGAGATCGGCGCGACGGACGGCCGGTCGCCGGCCGCGCAGGTCGTCCAGGAGATCGCCGGCGTCGCCCGGGTCAGCGAGGAGTGCGGGTTCCACCGCTTCTGGGTCGCCGAGCACCATGGCTCGCCCGACCTCGTCAGCAGCGCACCGCCGGTCCTCATCGCCCACATCGCGGCCGTCACCCGACACATCCGGGTCGGCTCGGGCGGGGTGATGCTTCCCAACCACGCCCCCTACGTCGTGGCCGAACAGTTCGCCACACTGGGCGCCCTGCACCCCGGCCGGATCGACCTCGGCCTGGGCCGCTCCTCCAGCACGGCGGGCACCGGGACCTACGGCGCGCCGCTGAAGGCGGCACTCCGACGCGACGACAGGGCGACCACCGAGTTCCCCGCCCTGATCGACGAACTGACCGGCTTTCTCGACCCGTTGGTGACGGACCCCCGGGACGACTCGGCCCTGTTCCTGTCCCCCCGGGTCGCCGCGACGACCGAGATCCACGTCCTGGGAGCCGGCGAGGGTTCGGCACGTGTCGCCGCCGAACGCTCACTGCCGTTCGTCTACGGCCATCACCTGGGCCGCTCCAAGTGCCGCCCGGCGGCGGTGGAACGCTACCGGGAGGCGTTCGTCCCCGGCCCGCGCGATGCCCGCCCCTACGTCATCGCCTCACTCAACGTGCTGTGCGCGGAGAGCGACGACGAGGCCGAGCGGCCGGCCCCGCACGCCGCCCGCCGGACCGTACGGCAACGCGGGGGAACCGCCCCGGACGAGGCCCTGCCGCCGGCCCGGGACGAGTTCCTCGCCCACCGGTTCCTGGAGGATCAGCAGGTGGTGCACGGCGCCCGGGACACGGTGGTCAAGGCCATCGACCATGTGGCGAGCACACTGGACGCCGACGAGATCATGCTCGTCCCCATCGACCTCACCGGAACGGAACGCGCCCGGACCCTGCGCATGCTCACGGGCCGACGGGCGCCGACCTCGACGCCCGCCCGGGTCGGCTGA